GGTGATCGGGATGTCCAGCTCGATCGGCTTCGTCGCGAAGCGCGTGCCGAGCACCGTCTTCGTCGTGCACTTCTCGCGATAGCCTTCGAGCGGATAACGCGACAGCGACGCGCCGAGAAACACCAGGTCGTCGAAATGCGGCAGTTTGCTCTTCGCGCCGAGGCCGCGAATTTCGTACAGACCGCGCTGCGCGGCGGTATGAATGTAGTCGATCGTCTTGCGGTCGAACCCGTGCGACTCTTCCTGCTGCAGCCGGGCGAAATGTACTGGTCTGGTTTCCATGAGAACCTTCCGGGGAAAACGTTGTGTTCCGTGACGCACGAGCCGCGGGATCAATATTGCTGGTCCGCTTCCGCGTTCCAGTGATACAGCGTGCGCGCCGACGCGATCCGCCTGAACGACTTCGGATCGTGATCGAGGCCGGCCGCCGCGAGCAGCGTCGCGACCGCGTCGAGATCCGCCGCCGTCATCGGCTCGAACCGCGCGTCCGCGCCGAGCGACTTCACTTCGCCCTTCACATACAGCACCGCTTCGTACAGCGAGTCGCCGAACGCGTCGCCCGCGTCGCCGCACACGACCATGCGCCCCGCCTGCGCCATGAACGCGGAGAAACTGCCGACCGAGCCGCCGACCACGATGTCGCCGCCCTTCAGCGAGATCCCGCAGCGCAGGCCCGCGTCGCCGTCGATCACGAGCAGCCCGCCGTGCGCCGATGCGCCCGCGCCGTTCGACGCGAAACCGCGCACGTGCACCTTGCCGCTCATCATGTTCTCGGCGACGCCGGTGCCGGCGCTCCCTTCGACGATGATCGTCGCGAGCTGGTTCATGCCGCCCGCGTAGTAGCCGGCGTGGCCGTCGATCGTCACCTCGCACGCGGCGTTCACGCCGACCGCGATGTTGTGCGCGCCGTTCGGCGAAGTCACCGTGACCTTGGTGTTCGCGAGCTGTTCCGGCGCGCCGTGCAGATGCTGGTTCAGCGCGCGCACCGAGCCGTTTTCGAGGTCAAACGTCAGGCTTTCCATACATACATCTCCTCGGGAGCGGGTTCGAATACCTTCGCGTTGCGGATGTCCGGCAGATGCGCGAGCGAGCGGAACTCCGACGCGATCGCCACGTAGTCGTCGTTCTCCGCGACCACCGCCGGCTTGCATGCGAACGGGTCGCGGATCAGCGCGAGTTCGTCGGCCGTGCCCATCAGGAACGTGTAGAAGCCGTCCAGTTCCTCGAAGCCTTTCTGCAACGCCGCGGGCAGCGTGTCGCCTTCGCGCAGCCGCCATTCGAGGAAGCGGCACGCGGCCTCGGTGTCGTTGTCGGTGTCGAAGTGGATGCCCTGCGGCTCCAGCTTGCGGCGCACGCCGTACGGGTTCGACAGCGAGCCGTTGTGCACGAGGCAGAAGTCCTCGCCGGCCGTGAACGGGTGCGCGCGGTCCGGCGTCACCGCCGACTCGGTCGCCATCCGCGTGTGGCCGACGAGGTGCGTGCCGCTCAGGTTCCTGAACCCATAACGTTCGGCCACCTGGGCCGGCGTGCCGACGTCCTTGTACAGATCCATCGCGCGCCCCACCGACAGCACGTACAGATTCGGATGATTCGCGTGCAGCCAGCGTTTCGTCGTTTCGACCTCGTCGGTCGTCAGCACCGCATGATTGCCCTTCACCTGCGCCGTCGCCGACGTGCCGAGCGCGCCGTTCAGCGCATCGACCAGCACCGGCCACGCGAAATGCTCGCCTTCTTCCGTAAAGCCCGAGTAAACGCTGATCTTGCGATGGCTGCCCTCCGCTTCGTGGCCGAACACGGCGAGACCCGCAGAGTCCGGGCCGCGCTCGGTCATGCCGATCAGCATCGGCACCATCAGTTCGCCCAGCCGCTCGCGCAGCGCCGGTGTTTTCACCAGCAGCCCGACAATTCCGCACATGATGTTTCTCCTCAGAAAAATTCCAGGTAGCTCTTCAGTTCCCAATCCGATACGTGACGCATGTATTCGAGCCACTCCATGCGCTTGAGCTTGATGAATTCGTCCGCGACCGGGCCGAGCGCATCACGGATCAGCGTGTCGGCCTCCAGCGCGTCGATTGCCTGTTCGAGGTTCTGCGGCAGCACGCCGATGCCGTGCGCAGCGAGCTTTTCGGGCGACCACGTATAGAGGTTTTCGTTGGCCGGATCGCCCGGCGACAGCTCGCGCTCGACGCCGTCGAGGCCCGCCGCGATCACCGCGGCGGTCGCCAGATACGGATTGCACGAGCCGTCCGGCAGACGCAGTTCGATGCGCTCGCCCGGCACGCGCACCATCGTCGAGCGGTTGTTGTCGCCGTAGCTGATATAAGCCGGCGCCCATGTCGCGCCGGTCAGCGAACGGCCGACGACGAGCCGCTTGTACGAGTTGACCGTCGGGTTGCACAGCGCCGCGAGCGCCGGCGCATGCGCGAGCAGCCCGGCGGTGAACTGGTACGCCAGCTTCGACAGCCCCATGCCGGACGGATCGGTTTTGTCCGAAAACAGGTTGCGACGGCCGTCGCCGATCGACATGTGCATATGCATGCCGTTACCGGGCCGGTTCGCGAACGGCTTCGGCATGAACGAGCAGATCATCCCGAACTCGTTCGCGAGTTCCGACGCGGCCATCTTGAAGAACACGTAGTGATCGCACGACGTCAGGCAATCGGTGTACGTGTAGTTGATCTCGAACTGGCCGTTCGCGTCCTCGTGGTCGATCTGATAGACGTCGATGCCGACTTCGCGCAGCACCTCGGTCAGCTTTTCGAGGTACGCGCGCGTGCGGGACAGCCCCTTGTAGTCGTAGCAGGGTTTCGCGAGCGTGTCGCCCGGATCGCACGGCACCAGTTCGCCGGAAACCGACCGCTTGAGCAGCGAGAATTCCGGTTCGAGCCCGGTAAAAAGCGTCCAGCCGCGCGCGGAAAGGCGTTCGACCTGCTTCTTCAACGTCACGCGCGAGTCGTAGGCCCACGCGTCACCGTCCACGTGGCCTTCGCAGACGATCCGCGCGAGGCCCGGCTGCCACGGCACCGGCGTCAGCGTCGAGAGGTCGCCGACCGCCATGAAATCCGGGCCGTTTGGCTCGATCCCGACACCCCAGATCGCAAAACCGGCGAACCCGGCCCCTTCGTTGAGCACCGTCTTCAGATGCGCGAGCGGGACCGACTTCGCCTTCGCCACGCCGTGGATGTCGACGAACTGCGCCAGCACGTATTTGACGCCCTTCGCGGACAGAAAGGCCTGCGCCTCCTCCGCCGACGCGAACCGGGGGACCTGGCCCAGCTCGTAGGCCGGCAGACTGCTCGAATCGCTGAGATTCATCACTTCTCCTGTGCCACACCATCGGATATTGAAACGGTTCAAGCCGCTGACTGCCCCGGCCGCCCGACTGCTGCGCGCGGGTCGCGCCACTCATGCGGCCTGCCGACCGAAACGCAAATTCCTCGAACCCCTCGCCGACCTTTCCGCGCCGCATCCGGCACGTTCAGTCGAAACTTCGGCGCGCCGCCTGTGGGGCTTCGTTCATCCGCAGACGCGAATCGACCGAAGTACCCGCCAGCTAAGGCAAGCTCCGTGCCACATTTACCTTTGGGAAACAAAGTTTCCTGTAGATAAACCCTCTGCGCGCACGAAACCCCATTGCCCCACGCCTGCCATTTCCCTTTCGCACGCCCCGATGTGTACGCGTAGTGCAGTCTCGCGATACACGCCGGTGCGCGCCCGCACTAAAACGGTAGGCGGGTGGCGGAACGTCATCAGCACGGCTTATGCAATCGCGGCCGGCCGATGCGTTGCTGGCCCCGTCGATCGCAGCGTCGATACGCGCACGCCGCGATAACGATGTTCAGGAGCCCGCCAACGGGCCACGCATGATGCTCCGTCCGGGATTGCACGCCATCAGAATGAGCGATTCCCGCCCACGGCCATAAGTTATTCTGATGCTGCGGTCCGCCGATTTTTCCGTCTCTAGAATCCGCTCCATCCTCACCTCCTGACGGAGAGCACTTCATGGAGCACTACGACTACATCGTGATCGGCGCCGGCGTGATCGGCACATCGGTCGCGCATCATCTCGCGGCGCTCGGCGCGAAAAGCGTGCTGGTCGTCGAACAAGGCACGATCGGCGCCGGCACGACGTCCCAATCGTCCGGCATCCTGCGCACGCACTATTCGGTCCGGCAGAACGTCGAACTGGCCCGCGCGTCGTGGTGGGCGTTCAACAACTTCGCCGACTATCTGGGCGACGAAGAGGCGTCGTGCGGCCTCGTCAAGTGCGGCTACCTGATCAGTTCGCCCGAGGGCGACAAGCTCGAACCGCTGCGCGCCGCGCTCAACGCACAACGGGACATGGGCATCGAAGTGCAACTGCTGGACGCGGCGCAGGCCAGAGAGCGCCTGCCGATCGCGCAGCTAGACGACGCCGCGCTGATCGGCTTCGAGCCCGAGGCGGGCTTCGCGGACGCCTACCTCGTCGCGTCGAGCTTCGCCCGTTCGGCCCGCCGCCGCGGAGTGAAGATCGTCGAAGGCGCGCGGGTGACGGGCATCGCGCGCGAAGGCCGGCGGATCACCGGCATCGACACCACCGCCGGCAAGTTCTCGTGCGGGATGCTGATCAGCACGCAGAACATCTGGACGCCGGAAATGGCCGCGTGGGCCGGCGTGACGCTGCCGGTCAAGCCCGAGCGCCACACCGTGCTCGCCCTCGAATGCGACGCGCCCTATACGTTCGACATGCCGGTCTTCAAGGATCTCGGCTCGCCCGGCATGATGTACTACCGCAGCTACGGCGGCCGCCAGATGCTCGCGTCCGAAGGCGTGACCGGCGAGACGCTCGCCGCGCCCGAAACCGAGCAGGGCGAGATCTCGCTCGATTACGTAGTCGAAGTGGGCGCGCAGGTCGCGGAGCGTTTCCCCGCGTACGAAACCGCCGGCCTCGCGTCGTCATGGACCGGCGTCTACGACGTCACGCCCGACTGGAACCCGGTGCTCGGCGGCGTCGAAGGCGTCGAGGGTCTGACTGTCGGCTTCGGTTTTTCCGGCCACGGCTTCAAGCTGTCGCCGGGCGTCGGCAAGCTGCTCGCGCAACACGCGCTCGGCCTGCCGACCGACGTGATGCTCGAACCGTACGCGCTGTCGCGCTTCGACAGCGGCAGGCTGCTGGTCGGCCAGTACGGCCTCGGCGCCGTGTCGTGAAGGAGGCGCGTCCATCATGACGAAACGTATCCTCGTACCGGTCAAGCGCGTGGTCGATCCGAACGTGCGCGTGCGCGTCAACAGCAGCGGCGCGGTCGAAACGACCGGCCTGAAGATGTCGCTGAATCCGTTCGACGAATGCGCGCTCGAACGCGCGCTGCGCCTGAAGGAAGCCGGCGTCGCCACGCGCGTCACGGTGCTCACCTGCGGCAGGGCGGTCGCGCAGGACGTGCTGCGCACGGCGCTCGCGATGGGCGCCGACGACGCCGTGCTGATCGACACCGGCGACGCCGCGCCGGATTCGCTGTCGATCGCGCAACTGCTGCACGCATGGCTCGCCGGCAACGCATGCGACCTGATCCTGTGCGGCAAGCAGGCGATCGACGACGACATCGGCGGCGTCGCCGCGATGCTCGCGGGCCTGCTCGACTGGCCGCAGGCGCTCAACGCGAGCGCGCTCGAAGCGGATGCCGACGGCTGGCTCGTCACCTGCGGGGACGACGCCGGCACGGCGGTCTGGAAACTCGACGGCCCGGCCGTCATCAGCGCCGACCTGCGCCTCGCGGAACCGCGCCACGTCACGCTGCCGAACCTCATGAAGGCCAAGCAGAAGCCGCTCGCGACGATCGCGGCCGACACGCTCGGCGTCGCGCCCGGGTCACGGTTCGACGTGGTGCGCGTCAGCGATCCGCCGGCGCGCGCCGCCGGTATCAAGGTGCCCGACGCCGCCGCGCTGATCGACGCGCTGGCCGGCCGCAACGTCTTCGCTCACGCAGGAGCCTGAACATGAAAACGCTCGTTCTCGCCGAACTGGATCACGGCTCGGTCAGCGAAACGACGCTGCGCGCGGTCACGGCCGCCGCGCAGCGCGGCGCTCCGGTCGATCTGCTGGTGTTCGACGCGCAATCCGCTGAACCGGCGGCGCAGGTGGCCGGCATCGAACGCGTGCTGGTCGCGCAGGCCGGCGCACCCGACACGCTTACGCCGGAGACCATCGCGCGGCAACTGCGGGCGCTGGCCGGCGATTACTCGACGATCGTCGCGGCGCACCGCACGCCCGGACGCGGCGCGCTGCCGCGAGCGGCCGCGCTGACCGGCGCGGCGTTCGTCGCCGACGTGATCGCCTTCCCCGACAGCACCCACGTCGTGCGCGGCCTGTACGCGGGCAGCGTGCTGGCGACGGTCGCGACAGGCAGCGTGCCGCTCTTCGCGACGATCCGCGCGTCGTCGTTCGCGCCCGCTTCCGCGACGGGCGGCGCGGCCGGACTCGTGACGCTCGATCCCGTCGAGCCGTTCGGCGGCACGCGGCTCGTCGAACGCCGCGCGGCCGGGCAGTCCGGCCGCGACCTGTCGAGCGCCCGCTTCGTGGTGTCGGGCGGCCGCGGGCTCGGCTCGAAGGAGAACATGGAGCGGCTGGGGAACCTGGCGGACCGGCTCGGCGCCGCGCTCGGCGCGTCGCGCGCCGCGGTCGATGCCGGTTATGCGCCGAACACGGCCCAGGTGGGTCAGACCGGCAAGATCGTCGCGCCCGACGTCTATCTCGCGTTCGGCATCTCCGGCGCGATCCAGCACCTGGCCGGGATGAAGGACGCGAAGCTGATCGTCGCGGTCAACAAGGACCCGGATGCGCCGATCTTCTCGGTGGCCGACATCGGCGTGGTCGGCGATCTGTTCGACGTCGTCGGCCAGCTGGAGGCGCGCATCGGGGCCGTCGCATGAGCGACGCCGCGCGCATCGACTGTCTCGCGCTCGCCGCCGAGGCCTGGGCCAACGGCAGCGGCGCGACCCGCACGCTCGGACGCTGCAACGATGCGGACGGCGAAACCGCATGGCGCGTCAGTATCGCCACGCTGAACGGGCCGTCGCGCTTCTCGCAGTTTCCCGGCATCGATCGCACGTTCATCCTGATCGACCAGGAATCCGTCGAACTCCAGTTGCAGCACGGTTCGCTGCACGCGCGGCTGGGGCAACCCGTGCATTTCTCCGGCGATCTGCACGTGTGGATCGACATGCCGGCCGGCGAGGCGCACGCGCTGAACGTGATGACGCGTCGCGGCCGCTGCCGCGCGCGGGTCGAGGTCGTGTCGCACGACGCGATCCGGGAGCCTGCGCAGACGCACTTTCTCGTCAGCCTCGGCGGCGCGTGGCTGGTTCGCGGCGCGCAGCCTGGCGACGGCGGAATAACGCTCGCGCCGCTTCACGCATTGCGGCTCGACGGCCACGCTGGCCGCCTTGAACTCAGCCCCGCCGACGCTGGCTCGAACACGCTGCTGGCTTCTATCGCGATCGAAACCGCGGAAACCGCGAGCGCCTGAACCGGCGCGCCCCCCACCCAGGAACCATGAGTCATCCCATGCTCATCGAGCAATACGGCCCGCGCGAATCGATGGAATACGACGTGGTGATCGTCGGCGGCGGCCCGGCCGGGCTGTCGGCGGCGATCCGCCTGAAGCAGCTGGCGCAGGACAAGGGCGTCGAAATCGGCGTGTGCGTGCTGGAAAAAGGCTCGGAAATCGGGGCGCATATCCTCTCCGGCGCGGTGATGGACCCCCGCGCCATCAACGAACTCATCCCCGACTGGAAGGAAAAAGGCGCGCCGCTCACCGTGCCCGTCACCGAGGACCGCTTCCTGTTCCTGTCGGAGACCAGCGCGAAGCCCGTGCCGAACTGGGCGCTGCCGGACAACTTCAAGAACCACGGCAACTACGTCGTCAGCCTCGCGAACGTCACGCGCTGGCTGGGCCAGCAGGCCGAGGCGCTCGGCGTCGAGATTTTCCCCGGTTTTCCCGCCGCCGAAGTGCTGTACAACGATGACGGTTCCGTGAAGGGCGTCGCGACCGGCAACATGGGCATCGGCAAGGACGGTCAACCGACCGAAAACTTCCAGCTCGGCATGGAACTGCACGCGAAGTACACGCTGTTCTGCGAAGGCGCGCGCGGCCACCTCGGCCGCCAGCTGCAGGAGAAGCTGAAGCTCAACCGCGACGCGGACCCGCAGGTGTACGGCATCGGCATCAAGGAACTGTGGGAGATCGATCCGGCGAAACACCAGCCCGGCCTCGTGATCCACACCGCCGGCTGGCCGCTCGACTCGCAGACCTACGGCGGCTCGTTCCTCTATCACATCGACAACAACCAGGTGATGGTCGGCTTCGTCGTCGGCCTCGGTTATACGAATCCGTACCTGTCGCCGTTCGAGGAATTCCAGCGCTACAAGACGCATCCGGAAATCCGCAAGTTCCTCGAAGGCGGCAAGCGCGTGTCGTACGGCGCGCGCGCGATCACCGCCGGCGGGCTGATGTCGCTGCCGAAACTGGTGTTCCCGGGCGGCGCGCTGGTCGGCGACGACGCGGGGTTCCTGAACGCGTCGCGGATCAAGGGCTCGCACGCGGCGATCAAGACCGGCATGCTCGCGGCCGAAGCGGCGTTCGACGCGGTGCAGGCCGGCCGCCAGAACGACGAACTGGCCGCGTATCCGGAGGCGTTCAGACAGTCGTGGCTGCACGGCGAACTGTACCGCGCGCGCAATTTCAAGCAGTGGATGAGCAAGGGCCTGTATCTGGGCACGCTGATGGTCGGCATCGAGCAGAAGCTGCTCGGCGGCAACG
The Paraburkholderia caballeronis genome window above contains:
- a CDS encoding GltB/FmdC/FwdC-like GXGXG domain-containing protein; this encodes MESLTFDLENGSVRALNQHLHGAPEQLANTKVTVTSPNGAHNIAVGVNAACEVTIDGHAGYYAGGMNQLATIIVEGSAGTGVAENMMSGKVHVRGFASNGAGASAHGGLLVIDGDAGLRCGISLKGGDIVVGGSVGSFSAFMAQAGRMVVCGDAGDAFGDSLYEAVLYVKGEVKSLGADARFEPMTAADLDAVATLLAAAGLDHDPKSFRRIASARTLYHWNAEADQQY
- a CDS encoding electron transfer flavoprotein-ubiquinone oxidoreductase; this translates as MSHPMLIEQYGPRESMEYDVVIVGGGPAGLSAAIRLKQLAQDKGVEIGVCVLEKGSEIGAHILSGAVMDPRAINELIPDWKEKGAPLTVPVTEDRFLFLSETSAKPVPNWALPDNFKNHGNYVVSLANVTRWLGQQAEALGVEIFPGFPAAEVLYNDDGSVKGVATGNMGIGKDGQPTENFQLGMELHAKYTLFCEGARGHLGRQLQEKLKLNRDADPQVYGIGIKELWEIDPAKHQPGLVIHTAGWPLDSQTYGGSFLYHIDNNQVMVGFVVGLGYTNPYLSPFEEFQRYKTHPEIRKFLEGGKRVSYGARAITAGGLMSLPKLVFPGGALVGDDAGFLNASRIKGSHAAIKTGMLAAEAAFDAVQAGRQNDELAAYPEAFRQSWLHGELYRARNFKQWMSKGLYLGTLMVGIEQKLLGGNVPWTLHHQHRDHEMLKPASQSKPIEYPKPDGKLTFDRLSSVFISNTNHEENQPAHLTLKDASVPVDVNLRTYAGPEGRYCPAAVYEFVKNDDGSERLVINAQNCVHCKTCDIKDPTQNIVWVTPEGGGGPNYPNM
- a CDS encoding class II glutamine amidotransferase, yielding MCGIVGLLVKTPALRERLGELMVPMLIGMTERGPDSAGLAVFGHEAEGSHRKISVYSGFTEEGEHFAWPVLVDALNGALGTSATAQVKGNHAVLTTDEVETTKRWLHANHPNLYVLSVGRAMDLYKDVGTPAQVAERYGFRNLSGTHLVGHTRMATESAVTPDRAHPFTAGEDFCLVHNGSLSNPYGVRRKLEPQGIHFDTDNDTEAACRFLEWRLREGDTLPAALQKGFEELDGFYTFLMGTADELALIRDPFACKPAVVAENDDYVAIASEFRSLAHLPDIRNAKVFEPAPEEMYVWKA
- a CDS encoding NAD(P)/FAD-dependent oxidoreductase — translated: MEHYDYIVIGAGVIGTSVAHHLAALGAKSVLVVEQGTIGAGTTSQSSGILRTHYSVRQNVELARASWWAFNNFADYLGDEEASCGLVKCGYLISSPEGDKLEPLRAALNAQRDMGIEVQLLDAAQARERLPIAQLDDAALIGFEPEAGFADAYLVASSFARSARRRGVKIVEGARVTGIAREGRRITGIDTTAGKFSCGMLISTQNIWTPEMAAWAGVTLPVKPERHTVLALECDAPYTFDMPVFKDLGSPGMMYYRSYGGRQMLASEGVTGETLAAPETEQGEISLDYVVEVGAQVAERFPAYETAGLASSWTGVYDVTPDWNPVLGGVEGVEGLTVGFGFSGHGFKLSPGVGKLLAQHALGLPTDVMLEPYALSRFDSGRLLVGQYGLGAVS
- a CDS encoding electron transfer flavoprotein subunit alpha/FixB family protein, producing MKTLVLAELDHGSVSETTLRAVTAAAQRGAPVDLLVFDAQSAEPAAQVAGIERVLVAQAGAPDTLTPETIARQLRALAGDYSTIVAAHRTPGRGALPRAAALTGAAFVADVIAFPDSTHVVRGLYAGSVLATVATGSVPLFATIRASSFAPASATGGAAGLVTLDPVEPFGGTRLVERRAAGQSGRDLSSARFVVSGGRGLGSKENMERLGNLADRLGAALGASRAAVDAGYAPNTAQVGQTGKIVAPDVYLAFGISGAIQHLAGMKDAKLIVAVNKDPDAPIFSVADIGVVGDLFDVVGQLEARIGAVA
- the glnT gene encoding type III glutamate--ammonia ligase codes for the protein MNLSDSSSLPAYELGQVPRFASAEEAQAFLSAKGVKYVLAQFVDIHGVAKAKSVPLAHLKTVLNEGAGFAGFAIWGVGIEPNGPDFMAVGDLSTLTPVPWQPGLARIVCEGHVDGDAWAYDSRVTLKKQVERLSARGWTLFTGLEPEFSLLKRSVSGELVPCDPGDTLAKPCYDYKGLSRTRAYLEKLTEVLREVGIDVYQIDHEDANGQFEINYTYTDCLTSCDHYVFFKMAASELANEFGMICSFMPKPFANRPGNGMHMHMSIGDGRRNLFSDKTDPSGMGLSKLAYQFTAGLLAHAPALAALCNPTVNSYKRLVVGRSLTGATWAPAYISYGDNNRSTMVRVPGERIELRLPDGSCNPYLATAAVIAAGLDGVERELSPGDPANENLYTWSPEKLAAHGIGVLPQNLEQAIDALEADTLIRDALGPVADEFIKLKRMEWLEYMRHVSDWELKSYLEFF
- a CDS encoding electron transfer flavoprotein subunit beta/FixA family protein; this translates as MTKRILVPVKRVVDPNVRVRVNSSGAVETTGLKMSLNPFDECALERALRLKEAGVATRVTVLTCGRAVAQDVLRTALAMGADDAVLIDTGDAAPDSLSIAQLLHAWLAGNACDLILCGKQAIDDDIGGVAAMLAGLLDWPQALNASALEADADGWLVTCGDDAGTAVWKLDGPAVISADLRLAEPRHVTLPNLMKAKQKPLATIAADTLGVAPGSRFDVVRVSDPPARAAGIKVPDAAALIDALAGRNVFAHAGA
- a CDS encoding HutD/Ves family protein, which encodes MSDAARIDCLALAAEAWANGSGATRTLGRCNDADGETAWRVSIATLNGPSRFSQFPGIDRTFILIDQESVELQLQHGSLHARLGQPVHFSGDLHVWIDMPAGEAHALNVMTRRGRCRARVEVVSHDAIREPAQTHFLVSLGGAWLVRGAQPGDGGITLAPLHALRLDGHAGRLELSPADAGSNTLLASIAIETAETASA